One window of Chryseobacterium sp. JJR-5R genomic DNA carries:
- a CDS encoding PepSY-associated TM helix domain-containing protein, whose protein sequence is MKKRKHHKKKPSFIKKWSAKLHLWFGLSVGIIVFIVSLTGTMYVFKDEVQSILRKNAVYVKAETITQTPLSIEVLKEKVALEVNEKFPVSSVEIPLDRSKSYRFLYYEKDKQAWNYFDEVKINKLVYVNPYNGQIQGVYNEKYDLFPILKSIHWSLLLKADWGKYVVGIPTVLFIIMLITGIILWWPKNKKARKTRFRFDWKNVKTWKRKNYDLYNILGFYVSFIALLLSLSGVYFAYPWVKNTFNFTLSGSTELPKEKELESPDSLLAKNSSVYDLAARQTRALYPASSSFRIPLNGKNKKGKELKNIPVTVYGEDGKFAVRNQLAFDQYSGKLLVNKPHQQLTAAEQYAHANYDVHTGSYFGLMGKIIWFTAGLLCTSLPVTGFLIWWGKRKKQGKKI, encoded by the coding sequence ATGAAAAAGAGGAAGCATCATAAAAAGAAACCTTCTTTTATAAAAAAATGGTCTGCCAAACTGCATCTGTGGTTTGGCTTATCCGTTGGGATCATTGTTTTTATTGTCTCTCTGACCGGAACGATGTATGTTTTCAAAGATGAGGTTCAGAGTATTCTGAGAAAAAATGCCGTTTATGTAAAAGCTGAAACGATTACGCAGACACCGCTTTCCATAGAAGTGCTTAAAGAAAAAGTCGCTTTGGAAGTCAATGAGAAATTTCCGGTCAGTTCAGTGGAAATTCCTTTGGACAGAAGCAAATCTTACAGGTTTCTCTATTATGAAAAAGACAAACAGGCCTGGAATTATTTTGATGAGGTAAAAATCAATAAGCTGGTGTATGTAAATCCCTACAACGGACAGATCCAGGGAGTTTACAATGAAAAGTATGACCTTTTCCCTATCCTGAAGTCCATTCACTGGAGCCTGTTGCTAAAAGCAGACTGGGGAAAATATGTGGTGGGAATCCCGACGGTACTGTTTATCATCATGCTGATCACCGGCATTATCCTTTGGTGGCCGAAAAATAAAAAAGCCAGGAAAACACGGTTCCGTTTCGACTGGAAGAATGTAAAAACGTGGAAACGCAAAAATTATGACCTCTACAATATCTTGGGGTTTTATGTTTCATTTATCGCCCTGCTGTTGAGCCTTTCAGGAGTTTACTTCGCTTATCCGTGGGTGAAAAACACATTTAATTTTACCTTATCCGGTTCTACTGAGCTTCCGAAGGAAAAAGAACTTGAATCCCCGGATTCACTGCTGGCAAAAAACAGTTCGGTTTATGATCTCGCCGCCCGGCAGACCCGGGCCCTGTATCCCGCCTCTTCAAGCTTCAGGATACCGCTGAACGGAAAAAACAAAAAAGGAAAAGAGTTAAAAAATATTCCTGTCACCGTTTATGGCGAAGATGGGAAATTTGCCGTAAGAAACCAATTGGCTTTCGATCAATATTCAGGGAAACTGCTGGTCAACAAACCTCATCAGCAACTGACTGCCGCAGAACAGTATGCCCATGCCAATTATGACGTCCATACCGGTTCTTATTTCGGGCTGATGGGAAAGATCATCTGGTTTACGGCAGGATTACTCTGTACTTCATTACCGGTAACCGGATTTTTGATCTGGTGGGGAAAAAGAAAAAAACAAGGAAAAAAAATATAA